In Lolium perenne isolate Kyuss_39 chromosome 5, Kyuss_2.0, whole genome shotgun sequence, the sequence GCGTCTGCACGAGATCAGAGTACAtttttgtgtcgatgataatcccaggacCGAAATACCCGGGTAAGAACATGAACGTGTATCTGGAACCACTGATTGATGACTTGCTTCTTGGGTGGGAAGATCGCGGGATCCGAACTTATGACGCGGCAAAGAAGGAacacttcgatatgtatgtctgGTACCACACGTCTCTGCATGACttgccagcacgtgctttgttctgcgggtggtgtacacatgggaagtggccttgtccGGAGTGCAGGCAagccgtgactttcttctggctaaacaagggtggcaagtattcctgctttgatgaagctcgataGTTCCTTTAGCAGAGTCATgaatacaggagtgatgtaaagagctTCAAAAAAGGCCGCGTTGTCCATGCaccgaagccaattccgaagaccggacAGGAAACCAAGGCCGAGTTAGACGCTCTCCAGCCTaaccctgatgggaatggtttcttgggatatggggagacacaccaatggacccacaagccgtgcttctggaagcttccttactttgagtttctcgagctcccgcataacattgatgtaatgcacaccgagaagaatatcagtgaagccatttggagcaccatagtggacactgagaagacgaaggataacataaaggctcgaattgaccAAGAAAAGTTGTGCGATAGGCCAGAGTTGAACATGAAGCCACCtcaaggtgccaaaaaaacttggactaagccacacgctccgttctgcctcacaaaggcccaaaaaagggaggtcttccaatggatgaaggactccttgtttttccctgatgggttggcagccaactggatgaggggtcttaacattgaaacgttgcgagtacaaggactgaagagtcatgactaccacgtatggattgagcggataatgccggtgatgattcgaggctatgtccctgagaagacttggcgagtgctagcgaggttgagttatttcttccgccagatttgtgctagggagttagacactgaagtgattgagaagctggatgaacaggcacccatgttgctttgcgatctagagaagatctttcctccagcgttctttaatccgatgcaacatatGATCCTCCACCTCGCGAAGGAATGCTTAAAGGGGGggccgaattggggccgttggcagtttggtcccgagagagaaacacaaaagcttcgtcagatgactggcaataaatgcaagatcgaagcatccatagccgaggcagtcctgaacgtggaggtggcaaacttcaccactaagcactatgatcccaacattcccacaaagcacaacccggtcctccgttacaatgccgccaacaatgaagatgtacccaagcttagcatcttcatagggcttggcggcaagtcaagtggctcgaagccgtacacaacgaatttacatgagcgggagttgatccactcatatgtcttgaacaccatggtggaagtgaagccgtacatcaagTAAGTGCTAACCATTTAGTTATTTGCAAACATTcatcgtatgttcgtggctaactcttcctccgTTCACTGTTGTAGACAATTCACGACTAAATATTGGAGGTATACCCACAGGGATCCTACCTCGGAAGAATCCAAGGaaattttcgataagggcggcggtcacggtttcagtagctggttctGTGGTTTGGTACTATCCTATCCAAATTTGTTTGTACACTGTCGACATTTCGGCCGACATTTCTTGTTCTAAACTTGTCGTCCTAatcttgtaggcaagaactgacaaagacatgaatcccttgctacgaaaaattgctaggggcttcaACCATTCCGTCGACTCGTTCAATTCTTATGACGTgaatgggtatcgcttccagacccatcaatacacaacaagccgtccaaacaagaagacaataaatagcggggtggtatgtcaaggtgatgatggactccattactatggaagagtcgagggtatatacgagctgaattacgggtttgacaaagggctaaatcccgtcgtattcaaatgccattggttcgacccacgccgcgtgagacgggatcctgaaattggatTGGTCGAAGTGGAAAGAAgctctgtttataagggagaggacgtgtacattttggccacccaagccttccaagtattctatctcccgtacgcgtgccgAAACCTGAccaaacgtctacatggatgggatgttgtgatgatggttccttcacgcattaggccacccccgccaaacaaggatgattaccgccgcgtagacccctcaacaaggagtgttgatttttatcaagaagaagggctccccggtcATTTCACTATCGACTTGTCGGCCGTTGTTGAtaacatggtcgtagacgatgagcaagaagaagatgcggttatggaggaagacaatgaagaatatgAAGCTGAGGATGTGTGTGCCGTAGAAGACCtaagtttgctcgaggcgttcaaagcaggcATTGACCTAGGTCCaaatggaccacctccaggtttcatcgatgattattggttcgctgAGCCTGATGATGATGAAACATGTGGTCCGATTACGGATGTCGACAAcggctactgatctatgtagttgtaattgtgaggctatcctatgtaataaactatgtgctatgtagttgtaattgtgaggctatcctatgtactgaactatgtgctatttgtaataaactatgtgctatgtagttgtaattgtgaggctatcctatgtactgaactatgtgctatttgtaataaactatgtgctatgtagttgtaattgtgaggctatcctatatactgaactatgtgctatttgtaataaactatgatctatgtactgaactatgtgctatttattgttgatttcactaatattcatctgtttacattgcatactaataaaccactcttttcattgtgtttgcaggtgattgaaacatgccgccaagaaaaagaaagggagGTTTCAAAAAGAAGATCAAGGCCGTGGCTGAGCTTGTGGGACTTTCGAGTGGTTCATCGTCGCAGACACGTCCTCCTAGTGCTCCTCCTAGCCCTCCACCACGGAGGAAGAATGcccagccacggcgacttcgtaccccttctcctagtcctcccccagccgaggatgatgacgaggagcagtggggtggggaggacgaggaggacggtgaGGAGCACGGTGGGCAGGATGAGGAGGAtggtggggaggacggtggggaggacggtggggaggacggtggggaggagctcgaggaggatgaggggttggggggTTTGCCGCAGGAGCTAAACAAAGACCTAGCTTGGTATCCGCCCGAGGAGGAGGAGTACGTTGCAGCCGAGGAGAGGCTGGAACCacgggacaagaagccgtataagCGCGGGATTACGAAACTCCCCAAGCTAAAAACTTGGGCCTTCCGTGATGTTGTTCTCGTGCCCGCTGGAAAGAGGTACATGCTGATTTTGGCATTCCATTATTgaaatttttatcattatacaaTATTTTTATCACATGCATACTGATTTTGGCAATTCGTTGTGCAGCATGTTCAAGTATGGTGATCCGAGGAGGCTGCCGACACGTGagtactcgaacatccttggagGCCTAATTAGGAAGCATTTCCCTGGGATTGTCAATCTCCCTAGTGGTGGCCGCGATGTGGCTTGGACTTGGAAGCACTACAGCTACGCGGAAGATCCTAGCGGCAAGTGCGCCAACATGCAAGAGCGGGTTGTCCGCCacttctgggtacgtgacttttgacttcttagcattcaaacacttcttgactaccaatagttgctctaattcctcttgttttacctatgtgcatggttgcagaaatacttcacgAGGGCTGAGGGCAAGGAAATTGCGTGCGACATTATCTTACACGAGTTGTGCAGGgtgagggtgactggcatgcactacgaggcacgtgtccagtgcgtccgcgactggcacgccgagCGCAAAGTTTGGATGAGTAAGGCTGATTGTCGGGATACGCTCATGGCACCGTGGCAGTACCTGCAGGTATTAGCATCGATGTGTTCTTTACTTCCGCATTTTCATGAAGTTTATGTTCTAATAATGGGTCTATCTTGtgtatgtagaaccctcctcagtacgtcggggAAGACAAGGCGTGCTTTCTTGCGATGGTCATATGGTGGACATCCGCCGAGTACGCccggaagcacgaggagggcaagcagAAGCGTTTAGAGATGGGAGGTGGATCACATGTCCTGGGCAGCAAGAACTTGGCCCTTACCTTGCAGCAAGAGGTGAGCAAATGGTTTCTTCATTCTTTCGTTTCATGTTATTGTTAGCCCCGCAAGGGTGTCCCTCTTCACTTACTTGCATgtactcttttgcaggaagtgaaGACAGGCGTGACACCAAACTTGTTTGGCCTTTTCCAAAAGTCCAAGACCAGGAGGGAGCCGCATCCTGAAACGGGGTCCGTGTGGGTCAACGGGCTAGCGGAGGCCCAGTGTGGCGCGTACCGCTCGAAGTTCAAGGCCAAGCACGGCGAAGACGCCGACCCAACCACCGAAGACTTTGACGttgaggttgcggtgcttgcgggacaaggcaagaagggtggccgcctatggattgctgacgggttagtcgacccaacgaccattccatctctacgccagatccgtcgtgggcGTACGAGCGAGCAGCCTCGGGTAGAGACCCGCCCACGGGCTTCGGACCTAGCTGTGGAGAAGTTACGGGTAAGTTCTTCGTCGATCCTCTACGCTTCATTACATGTTTTCCATTGCAATGTTactgacatcgcggcaacacaacgtaggcggagatggaagaaagggaacggaggcaccaagaggagcagatgcagatgcagcagcagcTTAGGGAGAACATGCAGATGCAGCAGCAGATGTTGCAGCAGATGCAACAACAGCAGCAGATGTTCCAGCAGATGTTCATGAACCAGGCCGTGCTGACTTCCCCACCGGGGAGTAGTGGTCCTAGCACGTCGTGTCCTCCTATGTTCCCACATTTTGTAAGTGGTTAACTTAATATCTCCGTCTCAATCTTGTTTGTTGTCTAACCGAACTTTGGATATTGCAGATCCCCACGCCCGATCCGGCTGTGATGGCGCTCCTCCAGCAAGCGCCAAGTCAGAGCCCGCTGACACCTGGCTTGACCGTCAACAATACGGGCATCATCCGGAGCCTGCAGCAGTTTCTAGGTGAGTTCTCCTACACTTGTAATTCTTCCATACCATGTCACTTGTGAACTTTAGCCATTCaaccatgtcaattttagccattatgttcaattttagctattccatgttaattttagccattccatgtcattcTTAGCCATTATGTTAAATTTTAGCCATTTCATGTCAATTCTAGCGATTATGTTCAATTATAGCgattccatgtcaattctagttcttccatgtcaattctagttcttacatgtcaattttagccattccatgtcattcTTAGCCATTATGTTGAATTTTAGCCATTTCTTGTCTATTCTAGcgattatgttcaattttagccattcaatgtcaattctagttcttccatatcaattctagttcttacatgtcaattttagccattgcATGCCACTTATGCATCTATATATGAACTCGTAGGAGGACAAGGAGatggaggacaaggaggtggagaaggacaaggaagTGGAGGACAAGGAAGTGGCGAAGGTTGACGTTGCTTGTATGAACTTTGTTGTGTGAGCTTGGAGCATTCTATGTATGAATTTGTTGTTGGACTACTTTGTTGTTGGTGGACTTTGTTGTTGTTGGACTTTGTTGTTGGACTATTGTATGGACTTTGTTGGACTATTAGCGGTTGAACTTTGTTGTTGATGATGTGCAAATGTCTATATATTGTGCTATATATGTATCTGGAAATATATATCTATTTTGTGAATTATATGTGCAGGGATTAAATGGAAACAGCAAAAACCTGGAATTTTTTCAGCACCTTTACCGTgcacatgcacacggcaaagagaaagccgcacggcaaagggtgcCTATGCTGCCCCCTGGTGTTGCTGTAGGATGCTTTGCCGTGTGGCTTGGAGTGGAGGCACACGGCAAAGCCAAGTGTTTGCCGTGCGGCTTGGCGCggaggcgcacggcaaagtagGGGGCACGGCAAAGACGcccagcgcacggcaaagcaaatcgcacggcaaaggcaggcgcagcgcacggcaaagctaggtcgcacggcaaagcctttgccgtgcgattttccctcgacgcacggcaaagacgtcTTTGCCGGCCGGATCGTTGCCGTGTGTTCTTTGCCGTGCAAGGCCGcatggcaaagcctttgccgagaGGATTTGGGCCTTTGCCGTGTGatattggcgcacggcaaagaacagTTCTCCCGTATCCAATGAGCTGCACGAGGTTCCGATGCCTGAGCCGACTAATGATGCTCACCTCGGAGACGAACTCCTTCCAGCCCTGTCGAGAGGTCTCAGACACCCTCTTGATGGCCACTTCACGGTTCATGTCGCTCAGGAATCCTCGATACACTGATCCAAAGCCTCCTTTTCCGAGCGCCCTGTCGTCGGAGTAGTTATCAGTGGCGACAGTGAGTTCGTCGTAGTAAAATCGTCGGGGGGCACCGGCTCCTTGGTCAAGCTCGTCCTCCACGAGTTCTCCACGGAAGAGTCTCGCATGTTTAGGTATTTTTTTGTCTGTTTTCATGGCGTTGCTTCTCCCCCGGCGGTGGAGGAAGAAGCAAACCGCGATGCTGGCGGAAAGTAGGAAGGTTCCGCATGCGGCAGCCACACCAGTGGACACTTGTAGTTTGCGGCCTTCCCAGCTCGAGGCACCTTTTTCATGTTATGGAAAATATGAAACAGATAATGAGGAACATTGACGCATTTTTAACGGCCGAGAAAACCAAATACTCCCCTGTTTTCTAAAACAAAAACGCCTTGAACTGGTGAGCACTGATTACTGACCTTGTGGCCGGCAACCGGCGCCGTCGATGAAGCCGTCGCCCTCGAACCCCTCCATGCATCAGCACCGGAACACCTCCTGCCCCGTCGGCGCAGTGAACTGGGTGCAGTTGGCGCTGGGAGAACAGCGGCACCGACCCTGCACCCACCAGTCCAGCCTCAGCAAGCCCAGCAGTAACCCGGGCGTCGGTTCATCCTGGTAGCTCATCGACGAGACAAGCCCGACGCACTCCGAGCTGAGCACCTCATGCTTTCTCAGAAAATGGCGGCCGCTGGAGTCGCTGGGCGGAAGAGACACGATGCAGCGGATGGACTCGTTGGCGGAGCAGTGGGACGAGCTCCTGCTCATGTTGCTGGCAGGTGGGTTGCTGCTGCAGTCGCTGATGATGCGGGCACCCTGAGCTACTGGGCTGCATGAGCTAACGACGAGGGTGTTCCCGGAGCTGGGCGCGTAGTTGTCCGAGAAGAGCGCCCCGACGGTCGCGTTGAACGCGCGGGAGCAGTCGGGGATCAGCTCGAGGATGATCCCCCGCGCCGTGACATTACGCACGTGCAGTCCCAGCTCGCGCGCGTCCCCGAGCCACGCGACGTCGTCGTCGCAGCCGAGACGTATCGTGCAGCCGCTGGAGAAGCCGAACGGGTAGGGGAGTTTCATGCTCCCGCAGCTACGCTCGCAGCtaccgtcgccgccgccacccgctcCAGCAGCTCGGCTTGCCGCGTGCAGCAGGACCACCACCATTGCCGCCAGGGGCAGCACTGTCGTGCCCCGCATATCACACGGagactttttttttgcgggtatgaGCCATGGCAAGCAAGTCAAGCGAGCTGCAGTTGGCCGGGCCGGGTGGTGGTGTCCACTTACCCATTGGGTTCACGCAGCCCCTGTTGTTGCTTTCCATTGTGACTTGCTTGGTGCTGGAACGCAGAGCCGTCGTCGTCCTCCGGCTCATCCACACCAGTTCCAGCACACCCAGACGCGCTCAACCTACGCATAGTCGCATATGCATACTGCCCGGCCGTACGAAGCACGGTAAGTTAGGCTTGGTTGACGAAGACTCAGTCGGCAAGTTTATTCGGCCGGCATCAATAATATTGTTCGGAAAACGTCGGAGTCACGTCCACATCGAGGACCATGGAAGCATTTCCCTGTGACACGGGAAAAAATTTAATCGATGCCTCGAAAATAAATTCATAAATCTAAGAAACAACCATACCACACAAATTTTCCTTGAAACTATACCATCTGGTGCTACGAAATCACAAGGATTGATATATAAGAACGAGAATATAAATTACCAAATGGATGTATTTATTCTGGATTGATGTCAGTTGTTTCCAAGAATTCTACCAAACAACGATATAATAGTTCATACTACCTAGAGTCCCAAGATAACGACACGATAGCTCAATAAAAGATGAGAGACAAAACGATAAGATCAACTCGGCAGAGATATTTTGACTGCCGTGCAATgtaggggggagggggggggggagggggggataAAGTTGCCGAGACTGGAAGAGCTGACCCGGCGGGCATctctccagcgggccgacgcatttcggacgtccgaaatgtccgtttgcgccgGCCCGCGGACGCGTTGTGGGTcagggcgaccgtttgcgtcgggggtagcTCCAGCGGTGCGGACACATATTTTATCCCGGGACAGCGTCAAGGtcgctaatggcgttttacgtcccgtcgaggactgccgccggcgattaactgttcccgcgcggcgacgatcgttcccgcgcacgcccaatacattggcaagtttcgccggcggttcgcgcgcgcgggaaacgccctgcgcgccaacgccgtttcccgccccgccgtggctatatatggtggacaccggcgggggcgacgggcacagctcaagctaccatccatccatggccgaccacatgaattgggagcacgttgttcacatgtgccgccagctccacccggaggaggaggaagacgaggtagccgccgccggcgttgaggcgcagcagctggacctggaggtggtggcagcggaggcggaggtcgcggaggcggaggcggcagagcgcgcggaagggcgcctcgcggcgaccagagcggagatcgccaacgccatggccgagctcgccgacgccagggccgagctcgcggaggcgcgggcggccatcgcggcccctccggccgacgccgtcatccacgacatcgcggacgacgaCGTCCCCGTGCCCATGCGCTTCGAGTGCGCCGGTGACCAGCTTGTTCTGCTTGCGTCCTTCGAGTCCCTGGCTGGGGACGCCCAACGCCGTCAGGCTTggctggcggaggaggaagcccacagctatgcgatggccatggctggggggttaatgtgctccgacctggactcgctccagcgtaggggcccttctcccgcgcgggtcgagcaggagaaccgggagctggaggtcgccatcgccgccagggacgaagctgtggcggcggcggctaggggcagggcccgcttcgtcgccgacgtggcggcgatccaggcggcggtccaggcggaggaggacgcggcggcggcggcggtccaggcggcagcggaggaggaggcccgggcggCGGCAACGGTCCAggcggcggcagaggaggaggaggcccgggcgacggcgaaggcggcggctacCAAGGTGGCCGTTGCGACGGTGACGACCCTGTGGGACAGctccctggccgaggccctcgaacgccgcaggcggcaggacgagatgtccGTTCGCCGGCGTGCGTGGCGCGCGGAGTgcaagaagcgctcccgcttcgacgacggcgccggcccatccggcggccagtagtagggcgcgtgactgcgagtaaccgaggccggtgtaggccgcgcgacggcgagtaggtacggccgttgtagttttaggttaactcgactaaccatctctgtaaagatgatccttttggccaatcaataataatgaaaaaatcttttgcttacctagtcactatcgaccgggcccggatgtacccaacgcggacatttttcgcgaccgccgagcgtccgcggagacgcaaatttggcgcatatttggaccaggtttgcgtctccgcggacggcccggtcactttgcgtcgccccgctggaacaggccccagacgcatttccgatcacggcggacgaaaacggtcgctcagcgaccgtttgcgtcgcgccgttggagatGGCCTAACGCGCGAGCATCACATCGCCGGCACCATGCCAGATGGCCTGACACTGCAGCAGCAGAGCCACTCGATCAACAAGAGTTGCTGCATCCGGAAATTCAGGGCACGCCAGATATATGAACACTAGCTCCCATATGAACAATAAAATGATGTCTCCAATAGGAAGAAAATAAGCTTAAATCGTCTGAATCCAACAAAATACAAGAGTTGCTGCACATATAACGGATCGAATTTCATCTGAATCCAACAAAAATGAATGCAACCATGTCATCATGGTCGATTGCTGGAAAAAAGTCCTACATGATCAAGTTGCATACAATATTATtatttttgaaacggaggcaaaagctttgcctcaatcTATTAATCAAGAAGAAGTTTTTGGACAAGATAGTCCTTACAAAGCGGTATTAAACCGCGGTACAACGGGATTACTCTCCCGGCAAAATATCCCTAAGATGTTTTTCCTCCCGCGGAAGCCCACAAACGGGCTTCACGTTTAACATTTTGAAGAATAACCACATGTGGGGCATGCTTGTTGCGAAAGACCCTCGCATTCCTCTCGTTCCAAATTTCCCAAAGGACAAGCAAGGAGATGGAGGCCACGGCTTTGCGACTAGGACCGACATTGGTGGT encodes:
- the LOC127298710 gene encoding uncharacterized protein — encoded protein: MHYEARVQCVRDWHAERKVWMSKADCRDTLMAPWQYLQNPPQYVGEDKACFLAMVIWWTSAEYARKHEEGKQKRLEMGGGSHVLGSKNLALTLQQEEVKTGVTPNLFGLFQKSKTRREPHPETGSVWVNGLAEAQCGAYRSKFKAKHGEDADPTTEDFDVEVAVLAGQGKKGGRLWIADGLVDPTTIPSLRQIRRGRTSEQPRVETRPRASDLAVEKLRAEMEERERRHQEEQMQMQQQLRENMQMQQQMLQQMQQQQQMFQQMFMNQAVLTSPPGSSGPSTSCPPMFPHFIPTPDPAVMALLQQAPSQSPLTPGLTVNNTGIIRSLQQFLGGQGDGGQGGGEGQGSGGQGSGEG
- the LOC139830978 gene encoding wall-associated receptor kinase-like 14, with translation MRGTTVLPLAAMVVVLLHAASRAAGAGGGGDGSCERSCGSMKLPYPFGFSSGCTIRLGCDDDVAWLGDARELGLHVRNVTARGIILELIPDCSRAFNATVGALFSDNYAPSSGNTLVVSSCSPVAQGARIISDCSSNPPASNMSRSSSHCSANESIRCIVSLPPSDSSGRHFLRKHEVLSSECVGLVSSMSYQDEPTPGLLLGLLRLDWWVQGRCRCSPSANCTQFTAPTGQEVFRC